In a genomic window of Wyeomyia smithii strain HCP4-BCI-WySm-NY-G18 chromosome 1, ASM2978416v1, whole genome shotgun sequence:
- the LOC129718339 gene encoding uncharacterized protein LOC129718339 isoform X1, producing the protein MKPVFLKQWQSANPSSADRETMADQLKLQRKQYPGAERNRRAKMKFLSEMKSYYENKRKVSIESLQSEGGNPQQVDTVPKVDLSVPGTPVCSRYLERLSRLQSESENVEKEPVKLPNEIVISSMIIDKFIKDMKSLNADEVEQHAELVQINDSESENGRSEQQAELVYIDETDTDSGIKEDDNDLTSKYFKESEEKQAYKRTFSEVVQTLHHGAVRSPVVKRYFEESSSKHSYSRGFDEAFKELNPDKLQPDPLLIDSDAITKGYKTSVPGTPISSTNLRKLKKHNYISESSDEEEDTVETKPSILTNPLDEFIKEMEQLKLMKDSAVVEKKPRDNFSVDAYLSSSEAQKTYARTFSQAVQTLASSEVKSPTVKNYFDQSEQKKTFRRDFSEVYQEINKLASENKTVDSPVVNSTTNETIQFKQKKIDDVEVKRNDSLEELLGTFQPPKLESKPVENDFCVTSYMNSSDARKTYARTLSEAAQALQSSDVKSPTVRNYFDQSTAKKSFSRGFSEAYQQAADGSTIPTPDNTDDEPKENLISGSSGEDKSTNEPLKQTARSLSVPGTPVNSRKLVPTRKKVSRPPAEPKNPESMYAKTDITWTPRLHARKGSGRFDVEHYFAASLFKRARSFTGDTDARDDCFGPDGTTTTTDDDDKLFYLVADNNPPAQAPARARTMSATEHNRDEEAEEFWKKFGATAV; encoded by the exons ATGAAGCCAGTTTTTCTTAAACAGTGGCAAAGTGCAAATCCAAGCTCAGCTGACCG cgaaACGATGGCCGATCAGTTGAAACTACAACGTAAACAGTACCCGGGGGCGGAACGGAATCGACGTGCGAAAATGAAATTTCTTTCGGAGATGAAAAGTTACTACGAGAACAAGCGGAAGGTCTCCATCGAATCGCTACAATCTGAAGGAGGAAATCCGCAACAAGTTGACACGGTACCGAAGGTTGATTTATCGGTTCCGGGGACTCCCGTTTGCTCGCGTTACTTGGAGAGGCTGTCTCGGCTACAGTCAGAGTCGGAGAATGTCGAAAAGGAACCGGTGAAACTTCCGAATGAGATCGTCATCAGTAGTATGATAATTGATAAATTCATCAAGGATATGAAATCGCTGAATGCGGATGAGGTTGAACAACATGCCGAACTGGTCCAGATAAACGATAGCGAGTCGGAGAACGGACGTAGCGAACAACAGGCGGAACTAGTTTACATTGATGAAACCGATACGGACAGCGGAATTAAGGAAGATGACAACGATCTAACTTCCAAGTACTTTAAAGAATCTGAAGAGAAACAAGCTTACAAACGAACTTTTAGCGAAGTGGTACAAACGTTGCATCACGGTGCTGTAAGAAGCCCAGTAGTGAAACGTTACTTCGAAGAATCGAGCTCTAAACACAGCTACAGCCGAGGTTTCGACGAAGCTTTCAAGGAACTCAACCCGGACAAGTTACAGCCCGATCCTCTACTGATCGATTCCGATGCTATAACCAAAGGTTATAAAACATCAGTCCCAGGAACTCCCATAAGTTCGACTAATTTAAGAAAGTTGAAAAAACATAATTACATAAGTGAGTCATCCGACGAAGAGGAAGACACTGTTGAGACGAAACCATCTATCCTAACCAATCCTTTAGATGAATTCATCAAAGAAATGGAGCAACTAAAGTTGATGAAGGACAGCGCTGTTGTTGAGAAAAAACCTCGCGATAATTTTTCCGTTGATGCCTACCTGTCCTCATCGGAGGCCCAAAAAACGTACGCCCGAACGTTTTCGCAAGCAGTGCAAACTTTAGCATCGAGTGAGGTGAAAAGTCCCACAGTCAAAAACTATTTCGACCAATCGgaacagaaaaaaacattcCGAAGAGATTTTTCCGAAGTTTATCAGGAAATCAATAAACTAGCAAGTGAAAATAAAACGGTTGATAGTCCAGTAGTAAATTCAACTACAAACGAAACgattcaattcaaacaaaaaaaaatcgatgacgTTGAAGTGAAACGAAACGATTCGCTAGAGGAGTTGTTGGGAACGTTTCAACCACCGAAATTGGAGAGCAAACCAGTGGAAAATGATTTCTGTGTTACTTCATATATGAACTCCTCAGATGCACGAAAAACATACGCGCGAACACTTTCCGAAGCAGCGCAAGCGCTCCAATCCAGTGACGTTAAAAGTCCCACTGTGCGCAATTACTTCGATCAATCTACGGCAAAGAAATCCTTCTCTAGAGGATTCTCCGAAGCATACCAGCAGGCAGCAGACGGGAGCACTATTCCGACACCTGATAATACTGATGACGAACCAAAGGAAAATTTAATTTCAGGCTCCAGTGGAGAAGACAAAAGCACAAACGAGCCGCTCAAGCAAACGGCACGTAGCCTTTCCGTTCCAGGAACGCCAGTCAATTCACGCAAACTAGTGCCTACTAGGAAGAAAGTGTCCCGGCCGCCGGCCGAACCGAAGAATCCAGAGAGTATGTATGCCAAAACGGACATTACGTGGACGCCACGCCTTCACGCTAGAAAAGGGAGCGGTCGCTTTGACGTAGAACATTACTTTGCCGCCAGTCTGTTCAAACGGGCACGCAGCTTCACGGGCGATACGGACGCTAGGGATGACTGCTTTGGTCCAGACGGCACGACGACGACCACCGACGACGATGATAAGCTTTTCTATCTTGTTGCAGATAATAATCCTCCAGCCCAGGCTCCGGCGCGGGCTCGGACGATGTCCGCTACGGAACACAACCGGGACGAGGAGGCGGAGGAGTTCTGGAAGAAGTTTGGCGCAACGGCGGTGTGA
- the LOC129718339 gene encoding muscle M-line assembly protein unc-89-like isoform X2 produces the protein MKPVFLKQWQSANPSSADRETMADQLKLQRKQYPGAERNRRAKMKFLSEMKSYYENKRKVSIESLQSEGGNPQQVDTVPKVDLSVPGTPVCSRYLERLSRLQSESENVEKEPVKLPNEIVISSMIIDKFIKDMKSLNADEVEQHAELVQINDSESENGRSEQQAELVYIDETDTDSGIKEDDNDLTSKYFKESEEKQAYKRTFSEVVQTLHHGAVRSPVVKRYFEESSSKHSYSRGFDEAFKELNPDKLQPDPLLIDSDAITKGYKTSVPGTPISSTNLRKLKKHNYISESSDEEEDTVETKPSILTNPLDEFIKEMEQLKLMKDSAVVEKKPRDNFSVDAYLSSSEAQKTYARTFSQAVQTLASSEVKSPTVKNYFDQSEQKKTFRRDFSEVYQEINKLASENKTVDSPVVNSTTNETIQFKQKKIDDVEVKRNDSLEELLGTFQPPKLESKPVENDFCVTSYMNSSDARKTYARTLSEAAQALQSSDVKSPTVRNYFDQSTAKKSFSRGFSEAYQQAADGSTIPTPDNTDDEPKENLISGSSGEDKSTNEPLKQTARSLSVPGTPVNSRKLVPTRKKVSRPPAEPKNPENNNPPAQAPARARTMSATEHNRDEEAEEFWKKFGATAV, from the exons ATGAAGCCAGTTTTTCTTAAACAGTGGCAAAGTGCAAATCCAAGCTCAGCTGACCG cgaaACGATGGCCGATCAGTTGAAACTACAACGTAAACAGTACCCGGGGGCGGAACGGAATCGACGTGCGAAAATGAAATTTCTTTCGGAGATGAAAAGTTACTACGAGAACAAGCGGAAGGTCTCCATCGAATCGCTACAATCTGAAGGAGGAAATCCGCAACAAGTTGACACGGTACCGAAGGTTGATTTATCGGTTCCGGGGACTCCCGTTTGCTCGCGTTACTTGGAGAGGCTGTCTCGGCTACAGTCAGAGTCGGAGAATGTCGAAAAGGAACCGGTGAAACTTCCGAATGAGATCGTCATCAGTAGTATGATAATTGATAAATTCATCAAGGATATGAAATCGCTGAATGCGGATGAGGTTGAACAACATGCCGAACTGGTCCAGATAAACGATAGCGAGTCGGAGAACGGACGTAGCGAACAACAGGCGGAACTAGTTTACATTGATGAAACCGATACGGACAGCGGAATTAAGGAAGATGACAACGATCTAACTTCCAAGTACTTTAAAGAATCTGAAGAGAAACAAGCTTACAAACGAACTTTTAGCGAAGTGGTACAAACGTTGCATCACGGTGCTGTAAGAAGCCCAGTAGTGAAACGTTACTTCGAAGAATCGAGCTCTAAACACAGCTACAGCCGAGGTTTCGACGAAGCTTTCAAGGAACTCAACCCGGACAAGTTACAGCCCGATCCTCTACTGATCGATTCCGATGCTATAACCAAAGGTTATAAAACATCAGTCCCAGGAACTCCCATAAGTTCGACTAATTTAAGAAAGTTGAAAAAACATAATTACATAAGTGAGTCATCCGACGAAGAGGAAGACACTGTTGAGACGAAACCATCTATCCTAACCAATCCTTTAGATGAATTCATCAAAGAAATGGAGCAACTAAAGTTGATGAAGGACAGCGCTGTTGTTGAGAAAAAACCTCGCGATAATTTTTCCGTTGATGCCTACCTGTCCTCATCGGAGGCCCAAAAAACGTACGCCCGAACGTTTTCGCAAGCAGTGCAAACTTTAGCATCGAGTGAGGTGAAAAGTCCCACAGTCAAAAACTATTTCGACCAATCGgaacagaaaaaaacattcCGAAGAGATTTTTCCGAAGTTTATCAGGAAATCAATAAACTAGCAAGTGAAAATAAAACGGTTGATAGTCCAGTAGTAAATTCAACTACAAACGAAACgattcaattcaaacaaaaaaaaatcgatgacgTTGAAGTGAAACGAAACGATTCGCTAGAGGAGTTGTTGGGAACGTTTCAACCACCGAAATTGGAGAGCAAACCAGTGGAAAATGATTTCTGTGTTACTTCATATATGAACTCCTCAGATGCACGAAAAACATACGCGCGAACACTTTCCGAAGCAGCGCAAGCGCTCCAATCCAGTGACGTTAAAAGTCCCACTGTGCGCAATTACTTCGATCAATCTACGGCAAAGAAATCCTTCTCTAGAGGATTCTCCGAAGCATACCAGCAGGCAGCAGACGGGAGCACTATTCCGACACCTGATAATACTGATGACGAACCAAAGGAAAATTTAATTTCAGGCTCCAGTGGAGAAGACAAAAGCACAAACGAGCCGCTCAAGCAAACGGCACGTAGCCTTTCCGTTCCAGGAACGCCAGTCAATTCACGCAAACTAGTGCCTACTAGGAAGAAAGTGTCCCGGCCGCCGGCCGAACCGAAGAATCCAGAGA ATAATAATCCTCCAGCCCAGGCTCCGGCGCGGGCTCGGACGATGTCCGCTACGGAACACAACCGGGACGAGGAGGCGGAGGAGTTCTGGAAGAAGTTTGGCGCAACGGCGGTGTGA
- the LOC129718338 gene encoding rho GTPase-activating protein 7 isoform X2: MHRRMSSFREYKFFRSFSAKIENWHIRKAESLWKRMRERKLAEIEAIEACRWLRAAGFPQYAQMYEDHQFPIEINDVAKDHPFLENDPLQSLYRRLQTLNRCANMHIDTHQHSHPPKPSEDSDDDSCALSEAWTFAHNSRRWSRVEDAAGLVSVIKQKHSNNKSDVSTVNETDSAEDSSKSGSKTTTDDKESWGEDGLTLNLLSDSDQQDGSVRLRRTGSERLKDGAKALLRRVESIKSRRRKRQNRDGLIICGPHSSSLSPAHHALDDLKHIDVISLSNPSSPRSSTPHGNHRRDNNTLGTNEIVSNLLSPYTLSPFGHMVEDKQKEPKRSPNRSSPLHFFIQLQEAKSGDDSSSICSEDSQDLNTGYFAGRIVKTPSKKYPKAKKLLRHKVTADDSGALSDSEYQSKLRRSKVTSDLKETTNSNTLQVSKLNRGGSLNLGKGSKRYRDAFHNRSMRVTKTHEEKAAGEERKRPTVARWHSFQQPKNSDGRRISVVNITDNSKEKTNYSRGTSICEMSCGQLLVVRKLALVTLTGYMERYCPTHRSGWNWDLPKFIKRIKTPDYKDRRIFGVPLVLNLQRYGNTLPEIIQMALSWLEVNALDQVGLFRKPGVKSRIAKLKTTLEGGNNAFNRMAVFDDYHAYDVADMLKQYFRELPDPLLTAKLSETFVAIFQYLPEEVRMEAVQSSILLLPDEHREVLYALLDFLSKVVASASQNQMTANNLSVCLAPSLFYSISGNRSSTASPRRKKGAIGQPDEKELSETRASHDCLCFLIQHYRTLWTISSDRMRKCSFNYMEESKPVPLESLGAELHVQNWRGYLTECIKECVREGKERPRGWVSLNSSDPSVSVHFKKVGDGHPLRLWKTVTEVEAPPTEVINHILNERHLWDDHLLKAKIVERLDDDTDVYQYVCGQPVTDYCVLRQWNKQQSRGACVIVEVSISHNGAQPLLDGVRGVVLASRYLIEPCGSGKCKLMHLSRVDMKGRTPDWYNKNYGHICQQYLSRIKKFFEHNTEGPESKV; this comes from the exons AAATTGAAGCCATTGAGGCATGTCGATGGCTTCGGGCTGCCGGCTTCCCGCAATATGCTCAGATGTATGAAG ATCACCAGTTCCCGATCGAGATCAATGACGTGGCCAAGGATCACCCGTTTCTGGAGAACGATCCGCTGCAGTCGCTGTACCGCCGGCTGCAAACCTTGAACCGATGCGCCAACATGCACATCGACACCCACCAGCATTCGCATCCGCCGAAACCGAGTGAAGATTCGGACGACGATAGTTGTGCCCTGTCGGAGGCGTGGACCTTCGCGCACAACAGCCGACGGTGGTCACGGGTTGAGGATGCAGCCGGTTTGGTTAGTGTTATCAAGCAAAAGCATAGCAATAATAAGAGTGACGTCAGTACGGTCAATGAAACGGATTCCGCCGAGGATTCGTCTAAGAGTGGCTCCAAAACGACCACGGACGATAAAGAAAGCTGGGGTGAGGATGGTTTGACGTTGAATTTATTATCTGATAGTGATCAACAGGATGGATCGGTTCGACTTCGAAGAACCGGCAGTGAACGTCTCAAGGATGGAGCAAAAGCATTGTTGCGGCGAGTGGAATCGATCAAGTCACGTAGACGCAAGCGTCAGAACCGCGACGGGTTGATTATCTGCGGACCCCACTCTTCAAGCCTCTCCCCGGCTCATCACGCTTTGGACGATTTGAAGCACATCGACGTGATATCTTTGTCCAACCCGTCCTCTCCCCGATCCTCCACGCCCCACGGCAATCATCGAAGAGACAACAACACTCTTGGAACCAATGAGATCGTATCGAACCTTTTGTCCCCGTACACACTCAGTCCGTTCGGTCATATGGTAGAAGATAAGCAGAAGGAACCCAAACGTAGCCCAAATAGATCTAGTCCGTTACACTTTTTCATTCAACTGCAGGAAGCAAAATCGGGCGACGATTCGTCATCGATTTGTAGCGAAGATAGTCAAGATTTGAACACCGGTTATTTTGCCGGGAGAATTGTAAAAACGCCGAGCAAGAAATATCCAAAAGCTAAGAAACTGCTTCGACATAAGGTCACAGCCGATGATTCGGGAGCCCTCTCGGATTCGGAGTATCAATCGAAGCTGAGGAGGTCAAAAGTGACCAGCGATTTGAAGGAAACCACCAACAGTAACACTCTGCAGGTTTCCAAACTGAACCGGGGAGGATCGCTTAATTTGGGCAAGGGTAGCAAACGGTACCGCGATGCATTTCATAACCGGTCCATGAGGGTTACTAAAACTCATGAAGAAAAGGCTGCCGGAGAGGAACGAAAGCGTCCGACCGTTGCTCGTTGGCATAGTTTTCAGCAGCCGAAAAATTCCGACGGTCGCCGAATTAGTGTCGTAAACATCACAGATAATTCCAAGGAAAAGACCAACTATTCCCGAGGCACCAGCATCTGCGAGATGTCCTGCGGTCAGCTGCTGGTGGTACGGAAGCTTGCTCTAGTCACACTTACGGGATACATGGAACGCTACTGTCCCACGCACCGGTCCGGCTGGAACTGGGACTTGCCGAAGTTCATCAAGCGCATCAAAACGCCAGACTATAAGGATAGGCGTATCTTTGGTGTTCCGCTGGTGCTTAATCTGCAGCGCTATGGTAATACATTGCCGGAGATAATTCAGATGGCGTTGAGTTGGCTCGAGGTGAATGCCTTGGATCAGGTGGGACTGTTCCGGAAGCCAGGCGTAAAGTCGAGAATCGCTAAGTTGAAGACGACTCTTGAAGGTGGTAATAATGCGTTCAATCGGATGGCCGTTTTCGACGATTACCACGCGTACGATGTGGCCGATATGCTGAAACAGTACTTTCGTGAGCTGCCCGATCCGCTGCTGACGGCGAAACTGTCCGAGACGTTTGTGGCAATATTTCAGT ACCTTCCGGAGGAAGTCCGCATGGAGGCCGTTCAGTCGTCGATTCTGCTGCTACCGGATGAGCATCGGGAAGTGCTGTACGCCTTGCTGGATTTCCTGAGCAAGGTTGTGGCAAGTGCCAGCCAAAATCAGATGACCGCGAACAATTTGTCCGTCTGTTTGGCACCGTCGCTGTTTTACTCGATTTCCGGCAATAG ATCTTCGACGGCTTCACCACGAAGGAAGAAAGGCGCCATCGGCCAACCGGATGAGAAGGAGCTGTCGGAAACCCGCGCCTCACACGATTGTTTATGTTTCCTGATTCAGCATTACCGCACCTTGTGGACCATTTCCAGCGATCGGATGAGAAAGTGCAGCTTTAACTATATGGAAGAGTCAAAACCAGTGCCACTGGAATCGCTCGGAGCGGAGCTTCATGTGCAAAATTGGCGAGGATATCTGACCGAGTGTATCAAAGAATGTGTGCGAGAGGGAAAAGAAAG GCCACGGGGTTGGGTTTCGCTAAACTCGTCCGATCCCAGCGTAAGTGTACATTTCAAGAAGGTTGGCGATGGTCATCCACTGCGACTTTGGAAGACTGTGACCGAAGTTGAGGCACCTCCCACTGAAGTGATCAACCATATTCTAAATGAGCGACATCTTTGGGACGACCACCTGCTGAAGGCGAAAATCGTCGAGCGGTTGGATGACGACACGGATGTTTACCAGTACGTGTGTGGCCAACCCGTTACGGATTATTGTGTTCTTAG ACAGTGGAACAAGCAGCAGTCACGAGGTGCCTGCGTCATCGTGGAGGTTTCTATAAGTCATAATGGTGCTCAACCGCTGTTGGATGGAGTTCGCGGTGTCGTTCTGGCATCCCGCTATCTAATCGAACCCTGCGGTAGTGGCAAGTGCAAATTGATGCACCTTTCCCGTGTGGACATGAA AGGGCGCACACCGGATTGGTACAACAAAAACTACGGTCACATCTGTCAGCAATATCTTTCCAGAATCAAAAAGTTTTTCGAACATAATACCGAGGGACCTGAAAGTAAAGTATAG